Genomic DNA from Gilliamella sp. ESL0441:
TCCCCCGAATTAACCGTTAAACTGACATCTTCAACCACTCGCCGTTTTTTATAAACTTTAGCTAAATTTTCCGCCTTTAAAATTGACATTTTATTTATTTATCTCTTTAACTTGGTTTGGGAAGATAGTGCTTTTAACTCGCACGTTTTTACTTAGATGTGCTGCAATATGTTGTTTTTTTACATCATAAGTAATGACTTCACTACTAACATGATTATCTTGTTGATACATATTCGCATTGCCTTGCAACGTTACCATGTTTTCTTTAACGTTATAGATTACTTGTGAAGAATGACCGGTAACAATTGTGTTTTTTTCAGGCAAAATTTGCTTAAAATTAACGGGTTTGCCATAAGCTGTGATTTTTTGTTTTGACGAATCTTGCATATTCGTAATCACCACTTTATCTGCAATAATGGTTAAATCATCTTGCGTAATATGGACATTCCCACTAAAAGTAACAGTATTATTTTCTATATCAATTTGTTGATTATCTGCATCAATAGCAATAGGTTTATTGTTAATCGTTGTATTTTGTGTTGGCTCTTGCTTTACAGGTGGTAATTGAGTGATGGATTCTTCTGCATAGCTACTCAATGATATAGTTAATATTAAAAATAATGGTAAAAAAGCTTTTTTGGGGAAACTCATTTTTTATTTTGCCTCAGTTTTATAATATGTTTTTATATTTTCAAGGATATCAGCCGTTTTCGCCTGTAAATCTCCGTCTAAACCAATTCCCGTTGAATAAAATCCGATACCTTTAAGAAATACAGGATCTTTAGATGTTACATGCTGCGTGTTCAAATTTACTAGTGCATTATCTGTTTTAACTTGTTGTAATTGAGCATCAGGAACAAGATTATCTAATTGAACATCTTGATAAAGGTAAATTAGTTTATCATTTGTTAAAGTGGCTTTCTTAGCCTTTATTTTCCATGTTGTGACATGGTTTTCATCATAAAGGGTAACATTTGGTAAATCAAATTCGGTATAGTCTGAATTATCAAAATACTTCACATGCGCAGATTCAATTTTATAACTAATTTCTCCTGATAAATCATAAACATTAGTAACCATAGCATCACTTTGATAAATGGGCATGGTTGATAAATCTGCTGGCGATTGTTCAACTCTATCATCACCCTTTTGATAATAATAGTAAACACCAACAACTATGATCAGAAGTAAAATACAGATAAAATTTTTTTTGTTCATAACATAATTCAATTACGCTAATAAAGTTAGTTAATGATTAAGAGAAGCAATTATTCTAAGAGCCAAATATTTATATCATTTTACTGCATTTTTTATCAAATTAATATCTGACATTAAAAGAAGTTAAATTTTCTTTAGACGATAATTCATAAATATTTATTTTAACAATATTGGCTGAACGAGGTCCACCTTGGTTAAGCCATTGTGTCATTGAAGATATTTGATGGCTACTACCTTGAACAACTATTTCAACATCACCATTATCGAGATTTTTTACATATCCAACCAGACCGATTTTAATAGCCTTTTGATAAGTGAAAAAACGAAAACCCACACCTTGAACCGAGCCACTTATTATAAACTTAACAAGCCTTATCATTTGATGATTTTCCTTAACTTTTTTGCTTAATCAATAATAATTCAGTTTTATCGTAAATTAAATAAATAATCTTATAATTTTCAAAATATCTATATCCACATTGATTATATTTCGACCATTCAATGTATGGAGAAAAAATTTTTCAGATCTTACATTAAATTATTTAACCTTCTTTTTAGATTTTCTTATAAAAAGCGATTTTAATTAAAAAATACTTCAAATAAAATATCAGGATGAATTCAAATTAGCGACTTCAAGAAAACAATGAAAATATTTTTCAAATATAAAAAA
This window encodes:
- the lptA gene encoding lipopolysaccharide transport periplasmic protein LptA; protein product: MSFPKKAFLPLFLILTISLSSYAEESITQLPPVKQEPTQNTTINNKPIAIDADNQQIDIENNTVTFSGNVHITQDDLTIIADKVVITNMQDSSKQKITAYGKPVNFKQILPEKNTIVTGHSSQVIYNVKENMVTLQGNANMYQQDNHVSSEVITYDVKKQHIAAHLSKNVRVKSTIFPNQVKEINK
- the yccX gene encoding acylphosphatase; the encoded protein is MIRLVKFIISGSVQGVGFRFFTYQKAIKIGLVGYVKNLDNGDVEIVVQGSSHQISSMTQWLNQGGPRSANIVKINIYELSSKENLTSFNVRY
- the lptC gene encoding LPS export ABC transporter periplasmic protein LptC, producing the protein MNKKNFICILLLIIVVGVYYYYQKGDDRVEQSPADLSTMPIYQSDAMVTNVYDLSGEISYKIESAHVKYFDNSDYTEFDLPNVTLYDENHVTTWKIKAKKATLTNDKLIYLYQDVQLDNLVPDAQLQQVKTDNALVNLNTQHVTSKDPVFLKGIGFYSTGIGLDGDLQAKTADILENIKTYYKTEAK